Sequence from the Scyliorhinus canicula chromosome 7, sScyCan1.1, whole genome shotgun sequence genome:
AACGCGAATACTGCACTTCCTCAGTGTGACACAGCTTTACAGTACAAACAGCACTGTCACGCTTCCAACAGTGCATTATATGAAGGTAAAAGTATCACCACCCCTttggccattttgtttttctaatGGTGAGATGTTATAACCTGTATCGTTTCAGACCACCTGGTAGTGTAGCCATAATACCTAAAAACAAAACCTCCTCTTGAACAGCTGGATGTTGGCAGAGCCTTGACAGCGATTGCTTGATCACCCTCACTATATTTGATAAGTAAGCTCTGAACATCCTTTCACTCCTGAACAGGATTGAACCCTATTGCAAGATGAAGGCAGAACCCCTTTGAGGTTCCTTCATGAGCTGACCCGAGTCTTTTTGTCTTAGAGTTTTTAAAGGCTACATTCAAAGGTCTGCAGGAGTATGTGAAAGATGGTTCCGTTGAGGCAAAGGTTTGGGTGTACAGATCTGTAAACCGAGAAATAAGATGCAAAAGTGTTCTGACAAAGATTTTTCCAACGAACAGACTCTAAAGTAACTGTCAGCTTCTGTAACCACCTATTTATTTCAATAATTGCTACAATAAATTAATTTAAtgcacattctttttttaaagaatatcCAGTTATCACATCATTTTATGAATGTGTCATGTTTATCCAAATGAAAGAACCTGTTTGGGAAAAGAATGAAAAGTGTCGGAATCTTGCTCAAAACCAATAATGAAAGTTTGTTTTTCTCCATTCTTCgcagattaaaaaaaaagacaaattggCAGGGGACGGTGGATAATGTTGATGTGGCAGGAAACAGAATCTGAAGTGTATTTGACTAAATATCCAGCAGTTTAAAAACATTAAATGTTCAATATGACAGAACTCAGTTCTGCAGGGAACATTGAAGCTCAGACTTGCGGCTCAATTCTTTTGAGTGATTCCTCCCATGCTCAGCTCCCCCCAGTGGACAGATCCAGCTataccacacacactgacagaaagAGGGGGGCACATGCTGATGGCAGCTCGGTGCCCAGTCGGAGTTAACCCTTCGGTTTCTTCTACATTGGTTTGCTATCGAGGGGCAGGCTCTCCAGCAGACACTTCAGCTGCTCCTCTCCCAGTTTGATCTTGTCCTCCAGCTCCCTTTGCTCAATGATGAGGGCCGATTTCATCTTCACAAAGTGCTCGTAGTCCTGGAGCAGCTCGTCTGTCAGGTAGCTGCAGAGAATGTCAAGAACCACCCGTTCCCTCCTGTCCAAGTTCTCCTTTAACTCCTTTGCATCTTCGTGCTGCCTCGTAAGGAGCTTTTGTTTTTGAGTGAGGGTCCTCTGCAAAAGGGTGAGGAAAAAAGCAAGAACAATGAATCACCTCTTGCTTAAATATTTGATAAACAGTTGCCACGCTAATTTCTGCGGTTAATAAGATGGTGAAAAAAAGCATATGGGCCACTTAACTTTATCAATCAacacatagattacaaaagcagggaggtgatGTTGGAGTtgcatagaactttggtgaggccgcagctggaggactgtgtgcaattctggtcgccacattatcggaatgatgtgattacactggagggggtgcagaggtgaatcaccaggatgttgcctgggatggaatatgtaagttatgaagagaggttggattggcttgggttgttttcactggagcagagaaaactgaggggtgacctaattgaggtgtacaagattatgaggggcatggacagggtggataggaagcagctatTTCCCTTAAGttattgaaaattattttttattattattttttttaaaattccaattaagggtcaatttagcatgaccaatccactttaccctgcatatctttgggttgtggggctgagacccacgcaggcacagggaaaatgtgcaaactccacacggagagtggctgttcccctcagttgaagaCTCAGTTGCGAGGGGAAACAAGgtcaggggtgggaggtttagggagattgaggaaaagctttgagggtatgatggactgggagggtccactgcctgggagggtgatagaggcgggttgcctcacatactttaaaagtatctggatgagtacttggcatgtcTTCACATTCAagacaatgggccaagtgctggcaaaaggGGATTAGGTAgggaggtcaggtgtttttcatgtgtcggtgcagactcaatgggccaaaaggcctctctGGCATTGTATTATCCTGTGATTTTTACTAATCCTAACTGTTTTGTTCCAGATTTTGTAAACTGAATTCAAATACTCAAATCATCATACTGAGATTGGAACTGATGTTCCATGACTTATCAACCCAGCCCCTGACTGACTCGCCGAGTATCGTAACACAACACTAAATAATGATATTGGTGCTTTAGTGTGGCCTCTCTTGGTAGGTGGCCAAGCCTTGAACAAGGTGGAAAGACTTAAAGCCACGTACCCGCTCGTCCGGAGAGGCGCTCTCCTCCAGGGTGTTGAGGGCATTTTCTACCCTAGCCAGCCGACCAGAAAGGGACAGCAATAGGTTGACCACTTTGTCCAGGTCTCCGATGAACATTCGGAACTTTTCAAACTCGTTGGGTTTGCAGACCTCTTTGACGAAGGCCTCCACCTCATCGCCCAGGAGATTATTGGCTTGGATGTCATCCTGTAGGCTCTCTCGGGCCTCCCTCAGCACCTGCAGCTTCTTGCTTATACTATCGATCAGCTCTTGCTGTGGAATCAAAACAAGACCAAAATTGGTTCAAAAGAAAGAAGGCCCCCAGGATTTTCTAAAACACCACCTCAGAGCCAATCTTCCCACAATCTCAGATAAAAGCAAAATCTGTGGATGCTGAAcagctgaaacaaaaacagaaagtgatggataaactcagcaggtctggcagcatctgtggagagagaatcagagggcaggatttaccggTTGTTCACAGGTTTCCCGGTGATGAGGGGTGCTGTCATCAGCAAATCCCGTTGACAAGGGTGAGGTCCCCGCCTCTGCTGAAAAACACTCAGCGGGTGGTCAGTAAATCCAGGATTGGGAAGGGTCATACGGACACAGATGTTatttctgttcctctctctgagatgaggaggaactacttcttgcagagggcggtgaatttgtggaattcgctgccccatagtgcagcggaatctgaatcattaaatggtttcaagaagaaggtagatatatttctggttttaaaaaaagggttaaagggatatggggaacaggcagataggtggatttgagagcaggaagagatcaaccatgatctgattgaatgggggaacaggctcgaagggctgaattgcctcctctgctcctaattcctatgttctccacagatgctgccagacctgctgtgtttatccagcatttcctgtttccaTTTACCACAATTTCAGGCTGTCTTCACTTACACTCAAACACCTTGATCTTAGACCCTTTTCTTTTTATGGGGTTTTATTATGAGCCCTTACTAAAGACCCACTTTTTGACAGCCTAAGACTATGGCTGAACATAACTCACTGCAATGATGCTGCAATGACTGGGGTGTGGAAAGGAAGATAGTGGATTCTCAGACTGCTAACCATGCAACTTTCTGTTATTGGAACCGGCAGGAAAACTGGGAAAAGGAAACCCTCTGGAAACAGATCGATCATCGCCTCAAGTCTAGCTCTAACAAGCAGCCTTATGAAAAATAATCTAGGTTTACAAATGTGCGCGTTTCAATCCTGTGAAGATGCTGATGTGTAGGCCTTTGCTACAGTAACCATAGGCCACATAGGTAAGTGGGCTCCAGATGTGGCTAATTGTCATTAGTGATTAATAAACAAACAACAAATAATAGACAGTCATTGGGCACATGCTCTCAAGACTCATATTTGCACAGTGAACTTTAACCCTTTTTTTGTGCTTTATGCTAAAaggttgaaacaaaaacagatagGCAGAGTGTTTGCTGACTGTTGTGAGTGCTTTAATTCCCTGGTTACTAGATGGTGGCAGATGCTTGTTAATAaatacttacacacacacacgaagCCTTCTAAGCTGCAGATCTGCATCCACACCTGTGGCTAGTCAGTGATTTCTATGAACAGCAATGGACCACAGAGTGTGACTGACAGCATTGCAACAGTGACCTCCACCTTTCATATGGTCAGCCAGAAGATTGGATGAGCAAAGTGGCAAGTTTTATGGCTCTACTACAAGCAATTGTGAAATCTAAACAGGCTGCAGGGTTCCTCTTTCCCCATCGTGCAGCCAACAGGAATAAATACACTTCCGAGTTCAGATGGAGGGTGTAAAGACTTTGGGTCCCCTGGaaattaatgaagttactgttttttttccaattgagggtcacccaggccattggattttgcttttatttgagcacagggctaaatcgctggctttcaaagcagaccaaggcaggccagcagcacggttaaattcccgtaccacactccccgaacaggcgccggaatgtggcgactaggggctgttcacagtaacttcatttgaagccgacttgtgaaaataagcgactttcatttcatttttttcatttcattaaggggcaatttagtgtggccaatccacctccctttttgggttgtggggacgaaacccacgcagacacggggagaatgtgcaaactccacaaggacagtgacccagggccgggatgaaacccgggtcctccgtgtcgtagacagcagtgctaaccactgtgccaccgtgccgcccacctacATAAGAAATGAAACAGCAGGTTAAAACTGGTGAACTagattctgctgctgttgccgaggacccgggttcaatctcgggtcactgtccgtgtggtgtttgcacatcctccccatgtctgcgtgggtctcacccccacaacccaaaaaagatgtgcagggtcggtggattgaccacactaaattgccccttaattggaaaaaaaagtggatcgtctaaattaaaaaaaaatagattctGCTGCTGTGTTCACAGCTCCATTGCAATAGGAATAGCAGCTCCCATTTTAAACAACGGTTTCTCAATGCAATATAAGCCCACGTCATTCCAGAAGTCCTCACAATCGAGCTTTACAAATGAAGATGTGAACACATCAGGAGTCACAGTCATAAGTGTGTCAGTCGTAGCTCAAACTGAGCCAGCTATATCTAATGTAGTTTTGAAGTTGCACTCCATTCTGAGCAGAGGTCAGGTACTACATTGCAGTGTCCCTCACTACCTCAATTCTTTAGGCCGAATGAATGACCGGATAAATTACCTTCTTTTCTGTGAGGTCATGACTGAGTTCGTCTTCGgagtcctcctcttcctccatctgctgcTGCATGTCCTTCATCTTATTCAGCAACTCAGCCTTTGGTGCAGACGTGCTGTAGTAGGTCGAGCTTGTGGTGAGAGAGTCTCCAATTGGCAGAATCTCATCCTCCCTGGTGAGAGAGACAGTTCAGAATAAACACTCGAAGCACCTCCGGACAAAATATTTTAACATGCAAGAAGAAATGACCTCGAGTCATAACCCTCGGCAGGGGTAACTGCTGGCTTTCTCCTCAGACAAGGGCTAATTACTCTGCTAACTTGTGGTGGGCAAATGTTGGCTAGTCTGCTGTAGCCTGATGGGAAGGTGTATCGAGCAAGGATGGAGGTCAGGCACCTGCCAGTGTTTGTGGAACATGATATCGGAGCAGTGAGATTACAAAGAACTTGGCTGCCTTCTGAAGTAGCTCACCAGGTGTATTAAACCTGCTTCCCCAATGGTTCCAGAAGGTCAGCTTCTCAGGGCAATGAGGGACAGTCAATGAATTCccaccttgccagcgatgcccacatcccaaaaatccCAAACAGGAAAGAGCTGCAAATGTTACATTCCAATGAGCTCTGGACCTTCGACAGACACCGTaggatcataaaatcatagaaatttcacagcacagaaggaggacattcggcccaccttgtccatgccagcccgatgaCACCTAGGCACCCTTTCTAATCTCATCTTCATGCACCCAGTCCAGCCCtatagcttagagcacttaaggtgcagatccaggtacctttttaaAAGTTTAATGTGACTTTTCCTAGCTGCTTATTCTTAATAAATCGCCTTACCTTTCCTCTGTCGTCTTGGGCGAGTAAGATCGACTAGGAAGCAGCTTCCTGCGTTGTTGTGCTTCCTGCAACAAAGTGTCATCTTTGGGGAATattccttccatcaaatccatggTGGTTTTCATTTTGGAATTAGGATACAATATATCCGCCAGGGATCGATCTTTGTCAACGATCTCCCTCGCCAGTTCCTCAGACTTGGTGTCTTCGACATTCTTTTCTTTAGTTTTCACACAGCCGGACACAGGAGAGAGTTCCTCCGTTTCTCTTGGGTTGCTTGCTGCCGCCTCAGACTGTGCGATGCTCAGACCCGTCTCCCTCACCCACTTCGGCTCCTGTCTGGAGTACGCGGCAAAGAGTGAATAAGGGTTCTCACAGGCCCCAATGCCTTCCGGCTGCTCTTTCTCACCAAAGCCAATGAGGTCCACATTGTTCAGGAGGTTGTGCCGGCTTTCCTTCTCCGTCTGACTTTCGGACCGAACTATTTTAATCGGCACCTTCTTGACCGTCATGTTGTTCTCCGTCACTTTCTCAATCCTGTCAAGGATAAACAACATCTCAGCAGAAAAAGAGGCACGAAGGGAAGGAAGTGAACGGGAACGTAAAGGGTCAGTCAGTCAGAAAGAGAAGGGACAACTCTGCAGCTGACGGCTGTCCAGCTAGCTTTAAGACCAGTCTTCAGCTGTTCACACAAACCCTTCTCAATGTGTAAATCAACACACAAACTGACTGGCTTCTCACAACCACACACATCACTTCCCTGACTGTGATTAACTGCTAAGTCTTTACATTGAATGCTACGAATTATCATTCCGGGCGGAAGACTGATAAGATTGTGATCTGACAACAAGTGATTATAATGTAGTGAATGGCCATTTGCAAGAATGCATGAATAATAAAAGACACTGCAGCACAACTAACTCAGTCCACCTGTAAGAGCGTTTACAGAATATTGAGTAAAAAGAAGGCAGTTACTAGGAGAAAGAACTAAAGGGACAAGTGCTCATTGTCTTGCTTTGCATTCCTACTGTGGAGGGAGCCTCACCCACTGAGAGCACACAATAGACATTCCAACATATTTGGCAACCATTTAAAGGCTGCCTCATCTGATAGGTAGCTCCCGAGGAGTTGTGAAACAATCCCTTATCGTTATATGACTGCCACTGCacatttctctctttctctcagctCTGGctccagcgagggcagcacagtgacgcagtggttagcactgctgcctcagggcgccgaggtcccatgttcaatcccagctctgggtcactgtccgtgtggagtttgcacattctccccgtgtttgcgtgggtttcgcccccacaacccaaagatgtgcaggctaggtggactggccactctaaattgccccttaattggaacaaatgaattgggtactctaaatttattttaaaaaatttaaacgcTCTGGCTCTAGCCTCCCAGTCAGAAGGATGCAGCCTTGAGTTCCACTCCTCACAATTCAGTGCAGgactgagagtgctgcactgtcagagttacCATCACAAGTGGACATAAAACACACTACTTAAACAACAGggaactccactccactcccccccccaccacataatCTGACCACCAATCTGACCCCCCAAATGGCCTGATGTCCGTGTCAatatttatagaatccctacagtgcagaaggagaccattcggcccatcaagtgtgcactgaccctccgaaagagcattctatctcggcccactcccccaccctatccccataacaacaCCTAATCGTtggccactaagggacaatttagcatggccaattcacctcatctgcccatccctggacTGTAATATCACAAAGCAAATAATCCAGTTGTTCATTTTAGCACTgtatgtgggagtttgctgtgcacaaattgctgTTGCATTCCCTGCATTAAAACGTTGTCAGGCCGATCATTGGGATGCCCTAAGACTATAAATGGGAGCCTTTTTTTCAAAGTAAACTATTCAATCTGGGCACAGCGAAGGCAATCGGGTCCTGCTCTAGTGGGCTTTgcgtttgaaatgaaaatcctaCTTTGTCCAAGCATTGGCCACCTGCCACAATATCGCTCCGTGTCATTAAGTGTCGGATTTTGTTTGCGAACATtccttttcattttattttttaaaatataaatttagagtacccaattcattttttccaattaaggggcaacttagtgtgttcaatccgctaccctgctcatctttgggttgtgggggcgaaaccgactcaaacacagggagaatttgcaaactccagacggacagtgacccagagccgggatcgaacctgggaccttggcaccgtgagactgcagtgctaaccactgcgccaccatgctgcccttgcgaACATTCCTTGAGGTGACTTACAACACAAACCCAAGTTGGTGCTCTTCTGAGGGCAGCaagcggcacagtagttagcactgctgcctacgccgctgaggacccaagttcgatcctggtcctgggtcagtgtgtgtgtgaagtttgcatattctccccgtgtcggcgtggatctgatccacacaacccaaaaagattggttacactaaaattgccccttaattggaaaacaaattgggtactaaaatttaaaaaacagttgGTGCTCTTGTGTGTTGTAGGGACCTCCTCTTCTGACAGTGCCACTTGCACAGTGATGCACGGAAACACACACTGTGGGAACGTCACTTGTCAAACACCTCTGCTTAAAACGCCAGCTAAAAGTCGAAAGGAGAGGTGACTTGGGTTTGTGTTGTAAGTCACCTCAAGGAATGTtcgcaagggcagcatggtggcgcagtggtagcactgcagtctcacggtgccaaggtcccaggttcgatcccggctctgttgGACATGTGGAAAATCTAATCTTTGTATCACTGGACCATACCATCTGAATTTTGTGTCTGGCACAAACCTGGAGCCTCACATTTGCGGCAATCCCAGCCTCCAGATAAAGTTGAGAAACAATGAGATTCTCTACAGTCATCCGTCTTTTCATCCAATGTGtcttcaccccctctcccccatagccctgcaaacctTTTCTTTTCACACGCTTAtccattctcttttgaaagttattcttgaatctgcttccatcgctCTCTCTTTCAGGCAGCGCACTGCAGATTATCATGATGGTGTCGTGgttatgtcactggattagtaatagGTGCCCAAGCTAAGTATTCAAGTCCCAgcatggcaggtggtggaatttaaattaatttaataaaaCTGTGGGGCTCGATTTAGTGGCTGCGGACCTGTGCAGAccagttagatcacgggagaggcccaaatcgggaACCGAGCAGTTTgcaatctaaccggcccactcccgttgATGGGATATGAATCCCATTTAAATGCAGCGGGTacaaataatcaccaattaaggccaatctccatctaATTAACGAGATGGTcacccaatctaacagcctcctGCAATGTAACCAGCTCCCAAGCGAAAGGTCACACAGATGCCgtttagtgctggtccacacacgcgtgtaagaagtctcacaacagcaggttaaagtccaacaggtttgaaatcacaagctttcggagcgttgCTCCTTCATCTTGGAGACATTGGGcaagcgctgttcagtactggtctccacaaacggggacaagatagaacggcacttgtggggagctcccaggtgattggaggccccGAGGTGCATGCCTtttaggcagggtggtaccctggcactgttagtgccaactgggcacaatggcgctgccagcctggtaccttgaGTGTCActtgtgtgccagcctggcattgtcaaggtgcccatgtggcattttCTGCACGGGTGCGATCGGACCAGGGGTGTCTTGTatgggcgtggggagggggggaatgtgcGGCGGGCTggggcccctcccacagtgcattggggttggggggggtttaggAGTCGCTTCGAGGGGCTTCCGGCAAGCGGAGTTCCTCAGTGAACAATACGGGGCCTCGGCCGCATGTTCCCCATTGAGACCCCATATCAAATGCGTTTTATAACCTTGTGCGGCTAAACAGGCTCACTATGGCAGttgttcccatttagtaaaaTTGCGCCCTAaggttagatagtggtggggaactcaccaacagagcgggggaggggggagaactcCCAGCCAAACCTGCATGAAATGACGGTTAAAAACCTTTCCGTTAAATCGCTCCCctggaatataaagttagtctcagtaatggtaaccatgccagccatcatcgattgttgtaaaatgcccatttggttcactaatgtcctttggggaaggaaatctgccgtccttacctggtctggcctataggtgactccagacccacagaagaagatacaaaagtctgaggacacACACCAATAGATGCAACAGATTGTTcctgctattaccagactcctgaatgaccctcttatggactgaactgatctttctacgcatcttctctacagttggaGCACAAAATACCATATACTTCACCcactgtctatgtttatgtattttcgtTATGTAAGctcatgtatttatcgtatgttctatgtttcatgtatggaacaatctgcttgcactgtacacagaacaatacttttcactgtaccttggtagacgtgacaataaatctaaatctaaaatgtggttgtctcttaactgccctctgcaatggtcTAACAAGTTGTTtaggggcaattagagatagacaacaaatgctggtctgccagtgatgcccacattctgtgaaagaaaaaaaacttgCTGTGTGAATATAAGATTCCTCATTTGCCCTCTGGTTAACTACCAGTTAGACACTTCaaacagtttctcctcatctgctCTATCTTACTCATCCATAACTTTGAAtgcttctatcaaatctcctctcaaccaacTCTGATTTAAGAAGACCATCGCGCCCCTTCCCCGGTCTCTACGGGTAACTGAAGTCCCTCCTCTCTGGCACcgactgaagggcctccgcctccTTCTTAAGCTGTGGGACTCAGAGTTGGACACAACACTCAGGTTGATGACTAATTATTAATATTTAAAAGTTTTTGCATTTACAGTTTGGAGCCAACAGACAcccacccaacactccccacactgAGTGCCACACCTTAGCTGTCAtactgcatagaacatagaacattacagcgcagtacaggcccttcggccctcaatgttgcgctgccctgtgaaaccaatctaaagcccatctacactattcccttatcatccatatgtttctccaatgaccatttaaatgcccttaatgttggcgaatccactactgttgcaggcagggcattccacacccctactactctctgagtaaagaacctacctctgacatctgtcctatatctatctcccctcaatttaaagctatgtcccctcatgctagccatcaccatccgaggaaaaaggctctcactgtccaccctatctaatcctctgatcatcttgtatgcctcaattaagtcacctcttgaccttctctctaacgaaaacagcctcaagtccctcagcttttcctcataagatcttccctccatacctggcaccatcctggtaaatctcctctgtaccctttcccatgcttccatatccttcctataatgcggccagaactgcacacaatactccaaatgcggccgcaccagagttttgtacagctgcaacatgacttcatggctccgaaactcaatccctctaccaataaaagctaacacaccgtacgccttcttaacaaccctctcaacctggcagGTGC
This genomic interval carries:
- the shroom2a gene encoding protein Shroom2 isoform X7, whose product is MLSGQRYPGADEDEFERKAEVDHLQTCTESQTLSKYWASGENLTWAEEKLAAGRKGATPTKSDKYRPQELPCSGTTLLPQPTQVPPDLPCVGTTGAPASGTDLPPSSATGAGQDSRESQLSECSRHAHLGGGPLKDDSSESLAFHFIAKLPLDVPRSPSPQFAPQRLTDKPPLTVEDDILTRIEKVTENNMTVKKVPIKIVRSESQTEKESRHNLLNNVDLIGFGEKEQPEGIGACENPYSLFAAYSRQEPKWVRETGLSIAQSEAAASNPRETEELSPVSGCVKTKEKNVEDTKSEELAREIVDKDRSLADILYPNSKMKTTMDLMEGIFPKDDTLLQEAQQRRKLLPSRSYSPKTTEEREDEILPIGDSLTTSSTYYSTSAPKAELLNKMKDMQQQMEEEEDSEDELSHDLTEKKQELIDSISKKLQVLREARESLQDDIQANNLLGDEVEAFVKEVCKPNEFEKFRMFIGDLDKVVNLLLSLSGRLARVENALNTLEESASPDERRTLTQKQKLLTRQHEDAKELKENLDRRERVVLDILCSYLTDELLQDYEHFVKMKSALIIEQRELEDKIKLGEEQLKCLLESLPLDSKPM